One window of the Magnolia sinica isolate HGM2019 chromosome 19, MsV1, whole genome shotgun sequence genome contains the following:
- the LOC131234580 gene encoding uncharacterized protein LOC131234580 yields MRGWSQYHPNISRARNRSPFLNGIDRWRAYEGPKCLFVGNLPFSCSIEDLLKIFQRYGRLSEVFLPLFPGTGKSHGFAFIKFMYEDDARAAKGVLNGKCVDGRKDTVEDARPRKGKKVDVPQSIFPQKPDSMSFSFPATDPPNHKGWEVPNLHQSTSSHRSFIADSSEVACKLKAHETPSPPPEVSHLNPCIAPTGGTLAIIPLSKVVTTPAVDDNQEDVVEQNPVSLLSTALSTDTSRGQPGYNSASVQVPASPLATFHQPGMDLHFVPGATANHLSTKSGLLDCGPSAISPEADFSNTHPLCV; encoded by the exons ATGAGGGGATGGTCTCAGTACCACCCCAACATCTCTCGAGCTAGGAATCGGAGTCCCTTTCTAAATGGAATCGATCGATGGAGGGCATATGAAGGCCCTAAATGCCTGTTTGTGGGGAATCTCCCTTTCTCTTGTTCCATAGAAGATCTATTGAAGATCTTCCAGAGGTATGGTAGATTATCTGAGgttttccttcctctatttcCTGGTACCGGTAAATCTCATGGTTTTGCTTTCATCAAGTTTATGTATGAAGATGACGCCCGTGCGGCCAAAGGTGTTCTCAATGGAAAATGCGTAGACGGGAGGAAGGATACTGTCGAGGATGCCAGACCTAGGAAAGGCAAGAAGGTTGATGTCCCTCAATCCATTTTCCCCCAAAAGCCTGATTCCATGTCCTTCTCCTTCCCTGCAACAGATCCGCCCAACCATAAGGGATGGGAAGTCCCCAACCTACATCAGTCTACTTCGAGTCACCGGTCCTTCATCGCTGACTCTTCTGAAGTTGCTTGTAAGCTGAAG GCCCATGAGACCCCAAGTCCTCCTCCTGAGGTCAGTCATCTCAACCCATGCATTGCCCCTACAGGGGGAACGTTAGCTATTATTCCCTTGAGCAAAGTAGTAACTACCCCAGCAGTCGACGACAACCAAGAAGATGTGGTAGAGCAGAACCCAGTCTCCCTGTTATCGACAGCCCTTAGCACAGACACTTCCAGGGGCCAGCCCGGTTACAACTCCGCTTCTGTTCAGGTGCCAGCCTCGCCTCTCGCTACATTCCATCAACCAGGTATGGATTTGCATTTTGTTCCTGGAGCAACTGCTAACCACCTCTCTACTAAATCGGGCCTCCTTGACTGCGGGCCTTCAGCCATCTCTCCTGAAGCAGATTTCTCGAATACCCATCCCCTCTGCGTTTAG
- the LOC131234967 gene encoding cytochrome P450 77A2-like, with the protein MASFSPSWENFPSSYKHLSFTFIAFLVSALILFFSRKSKPKSLNLPPGPPGWPIVGNLFQVARSGKQFIHYVRDLSPIYGPIFTLKMGARTLIIICNPDLAHEALIQKGPAFASRPPETPTRRIFSCDKFTVNSSVYGPVWRSLRRNMVSNMLSTTRIRGFRGVRESAMDRFIERLRSESESAHPDSTPGSVEVLNNVRFAVFCILLSICFGLDMDEKTIVKIDLVMRKVLIALMPRIDDYLPLLRPFFTKQQKQVLEVRDEQIRTLVPYINQRRLELKEPSPDKKSASFAYLDTLFDLKIEGRTSVPTDAELVSLVSEFLNGGTDTTATAIEWGIARLIDQPDIQTKLYQEIVSVVGDRKVEEEDVDKMPYLNAFTKELLRKHPPTFFALTHAVIEPTTLGGYDIPKNADVEFHLPSMSEDSKRWSDPKRFDPERFISGHEDADMTGVTEIKMMPFGAGRRICPGLSMATLHINLMVARMVQEFEWSNVDPTRRTLDFSEKLIFTVVMNTPLRAVIKPRK; encoded by the coding sequence atggcttctttctctccttcctgGGAGAATTTCCCTTCTTCCTATAAACATctctcctttactttcattgcATTCCTGGTGTCAGCCCTCATTCTCTTCTTCTCACGGAAATCCAAACCCAAGTCACTCAACTTGCCCCCCGGCCCGCCTGGATGGCCCATCGTAGGCAACCTCTTCCAAGTGGCCCGATCTGGCAAGCAGTTCATACACTACGTCCGCGATCTCAGCCCAATCTACGGCCCCATCTTCACCTTAAAGATGGGTGCCCGGACTTTGATCATCATCTGCAACCCCGATTTGGCCCACGAAGCCCTCATCCAGAAGGGCCCGGCATTCGCAAGTCGACCTCCCGAGACCCCAACTCGTAGAATCTTCAGCTGCGACAAGTTCACTGTCAATTCCTCAGTCTATGGCCCTGTCTGGCGATCTCTCCGTCGCAACATGGTCTCGAACATGCTCAGCACGACCCGCATCCGTGGATTCCGTGGGGTCCGGGAATCAGCCATGGACCGGTTCATCGAGCGCTTAAGATCCGAGTCTGAGTCAGCTCATCCCGATTCAACTCCTGGCTCGGTTGAGGTTCTGAACAACGTCCGCTTCGCCGTGTTTTGCATTCTCCTGTCAATATGTTTCGGCCTCGACATGGACGAGAAAACGATCGTGAAAATTGATCTGGTCATGAGGAAAGTGCTAATCGCGctcatgcctaggattgatgattatCTGCCCCTCCTGAGACCGTTCTTCACGAAGCAGCAGAAACAAGTATTGGAGGTCCGCGACGAGCAAATCCGGACGCTTGTCCCTTACATCAACCAACGTCGGTTGGAACTCAAAGAACCGTCGCCTGACAAGAAATCTGCATCATTCGCATACCTCGACACTCTCTTCGATCTCAAGATCGAAGGGCGGACGTCGGTACCAACCGACGCCGAGCTCGTGAGCCTCGTCTCTGAGTTCCTCAACGGCGGGACGGACACGACTGCAACCGCAATCGAGTGGGGTATCGCGCGTCTGATCGACCAACCTGATATCCAAACGAAACTCTACCAAGAGATCGTATCGGTTGTAGGAGATAGAAAAGTAGAAGAGGAGGACGTGGACAAGATGCCATATCTTAATGCCTTCACCAAGGAATTATTACGAAAACATCCTCCCACGTTCTTCGCCTTGACCCACGCAGTCATAGAGCCAACTACATTGGGCGGCTACGATATCCCCAAAAACGCTGACGTGGAGTTCCATCTACCGTCCATGTCCGAGGACTCGAAACGATGGTCCGATCCGAAGCGTTTCGATCCCGAAAGGTTCATATCCGGCCACGAAGATGCCGATATGACGGGCGTTACAGAGATCAAGATGATGCCGTTCGGCGCCGGCCGTAGGATCTGCCCAGGCCTGAGCATGGCCACACTCCACATCAATCTAATGGTGGCGAGGATGGTGCAGGAATTCGAGTGGTccaacgtggaccccacccggCGCACATTAGACTTCAGCGAGAAGCTTATATTCACGGTCGTGATGAACACACCGTTGCGTGCGGTTATCAAGCCGAGGAAGTGA